The Sedimentisphaera salicampi genome includes a region encoding these proteins:
- a CDS encoding sulfatase, with protein sequence MQRRDFLKTAAAMTAAAAMPEFLQAGAKKNKNVLIIVCDDLGAHDLACCGNTLHETPNLDRLARQGMRFTQGYASCAVCSPTRASLQTGKYPARLGITDWIPGVPVNRIKNRFKPELEILRTEKQLELEEVTIADYFKAKGYSTAFLGKWHLGETEHFYPTNQGYDTNFGGTHKGAPYRPNHYYAPYNNPKIKPEGEKGEYLTDRIGDESAARLAELCEGKKPFFMLTCFYTVHTPIKPRKDLEEYYRKKLEAHPNKIWDNPAYAAMVHCMDVNCGKILNMLKDKGLEDDTIVVFTSDNGGLSAHKNGPTSNYPLRSGKGYYYEGGIREPYIFRVPGVTKPGSQCDYPIITNDIFPTCIEAAGGELLPQLHKDGISLMPLLSGEKDRLSRKDLFWHFPHYHGEGERPCSTVRSGDYKLIRHYEGPKLELYNLKEDISEKNDLSKKMPEKVKKLEQKLDNWLERMNAEIPEKI encoded by the coding sequence ATGCAGAGAAGAGATTTCCTTAAAACAGCCGCAGCGATGACTGCAGCAGCAGCAATGCCCGAATTTCTCCAAGCGGGAGCAAAGAAAAATAAAAACGTTCTTATAATAGTTTGCGATGACCTCGGCGCACACGACCTTGCCTGCTGCGGAAACACACTGCACGAGACTCCAAACCTCGACAGGCTCGCAAGGCAGGGAATGCGTTTTACGCAGGGCTATGCCTCCTGCGCTGTCTGCTCGCCGACAAGAGCAAGCCTGCAAACAGGCAAATACCCCGCCCGCCTTGGAATCACAGACTGGATTCCGGGAGTACCAGTAAACAGGATAAAGAACAGGTTCAAGCCTGAACTTGAAATCCTCCGTACTGAAAAACAGCTTGAGCTTGAAGAGGTTACCATCGCAGACTACTTCAAGGCCAAAGGCTACTCCACAGCATTCCTCGGCAAATGGCATCTCGGGGAAACAGAACACTTCTACCCAACAAATCAGGGCTACGACACCAACTTCGGCGGGACGCACAAGGGGGCTCCGTATCGGCCAAACCACTATTATGCACCGTACAACAACCCGAAAATCAAACCTGAGGGCGAGAAAGGCGAATACCTTACAGACCGCATAGGGGATGAATCAGCGGCGAGGCTCGCTGAGCTTTGCGAAGGGAAAAAGCCCTTCTTTATGCTCACCTGCTTCTATACTGTGCATACGCCTATAAAGCCTCGCAAGGATCTTGAAGAATACTACAGAAAGAAACTTGAAGCACATCCCAACAAGATTTGGGATAATCCTGCTTATGCTGCAATGGTACACTGCATGGATGTAAACTGCGGGAAGATTCTAAATATGCTCAAAGATAAGGGGCTGGAGGATGATACGATAGTTGTATTCACCTCGGACAACGGGGGGCTCAGTGCCCATAAAAACGGCCCTACCAGCAACTACCCGCTGCGTTCGGGCAAAGGCTACTACTACGAAGGCGGGATAAGGGAGCCGTATATTTTCAGGGTGCCCGGAGTTACAAAGCCGGGTTCTCAGTGCGATTATCCGATAATAACGAACGATATATTCCCAACTTGTATCGAGGCAGCAGGAGGCGAGCTTCTCCCTCAGCTGCATAAAGACGGCATCAGCCTTATGCCTCTTTTATCCGGCGAGAAAGACAGGCTCAGCAGGAAAGATCTCTTCTGGCATTTCCCGCATTACCATGGCGAAGGGGAAAGGCCGTGCAGCACCGTCCGCAGCGGCGATTACAAACTCATACGGCATTACGAAGGGCCGAAGCTGGAGCTTTATAACCTGAAAGAAGATATCAGCGAGAAAAACGACCTTTCTAAGAAAATGCCTGAGAAGGTAAAAAAGCTTGAGCAGAAACTTGACAACTGGCTTGAACGGATGAACGCCGAAATACCGGAGAAAATTTAG